The Humulus lupulus chromosome 4, drHumLupu1.1, whole genome shotgun sequence genome has a window encoding:
- the LOC133829361 gene encoding MMS19 nucleotide excision repair protein homolog isoform X1 gives MEMYLTTTDNVIRARGTLLLAEVLGRLASKPLGSAIIHSLIGFFTDRLADWRALRGALVGCLALLRRKSDVGVVSSTDAKAVAEVYLKTLQVQSLGQHDRKLCFQLLECVLQCYPNEVASLVFFPNSLIFNMFNRSFLLVILDKLPAAFLFIFLFFYLSIKSIFLCTFG, from the exons ATGGAAATGTATCTGACCACTACAGATAATGTCATTCGAGCTAGAG GTACCCTTCTTCTTGCGGAAGTTCTTGGACGTCTTGCTTCAAAGCCACTAGGCAGTGCTATCATTCATAGCTTAATTGGATTCTTCACAGATAGGCTG GCAGATTGGAGAGCATTACGTGGGGCTCTTGTTGGGTGCTTAGCATTACTGAGGAGAAAAAGTGATGTTGGTGTAGTCTCTTCCACTGATGCAAAAGCAGTTGCTGAGGTGTACTTAAAGACCCTACAGGTGCAGTCTTTAGGTCAGCATGACAGGAAG CTTTGTTTTCAGCTTCTGGAATGCGTCTTACAATGCTATCCCAATGAGGTTGCTTCCTTGGTATTCTTTCcaaactcactcatttttaatatgtttaatcGTTCGTTTCTTCTAGTGATATTGGATAAATTGCCAGCTgccttcctttttatttttttatttttttacttgtcAATTAAATCAATTTTCCTTTGCACGTTTGGCTAA
- the LOC133829361 gene encoding MMS19 nucleotide excision repair protein homolog isoform X2, with protein MEMYLTTTDNVIRARGTLLLAEVLGRLASKPLGSAIIHSLIGFFTDRLADWRALRGALVGCLALLRRKSDVGVVSSTDAKAVAEVYLKTLQVQSLGQHDRKLCFQLLECVLQCYPNEVASLELY; from the exons ATGGAAATGTATCTGACCACTACAGATAATGTCATTCGAGCTAGAG GTACCCTTCTTCTTGCGGAAGTTCTTGGACGTCTTGCTTCAAAGCCACTAGGCAGTGCTATCATTCATAGCTTAATTGGATTCTTCACAGATAGGCTG GCAGATTGGAGAGCATTACGTGGGGCTCTTGTTGGGTGCTTAGCATTACTGAGGAGAAAAAGTGATGTTGGTGTAGTCTCTTCCACTGATGCAAAAGCAGTTGCTGAGGTGTACTTAAAGACCCTACAGGTGCAGTCTTTAGGTCAGCATGACAGGAAG CTTTGTTTTCAGCTTCTGGAATGCGTCTTACAATGCTATCCCAATGAGGTTGCTTCCTTG GAATTATATTGA
- the LOC133829362 gene encoding N-terminal acetyltransferase A complex auxiliary subunit NAA15-like — MAQMRDLAGFVETKQQLLSLKSNHRMNWIGFAVAHHLNSKYIEMISLEQFLTTFVVEAFRMEECISLIFVYISCFVFSDKGI, encoded by the exons ATG GCGCAAATGCGAGATTTGGCAGGGTTTGTCGAGACAAAACAACAGCTCTTGTCTCTAAAATCAAATCATCGTATGAATTGGATCGGTTTTGCTGTTGCtcatcatttaaactcaaa gtatattgagatgatttctttggagcaatttttgacaacatttgtagttgaggcctttagaatggaagaatgtatttcactaatttttgtatacatttcttgttttgtatttagtgataaaggaatctga